CTAGTCATCACAGCTTTGAAGGAACCACCAAGAGATAGAAAGAAGGATAAGAACATCAAGCACAGTGGTAACTTACAACTAGACgatatcattgaaatcGCTAGACAAATGCAAGAAAAATCTTTCGGTAAGAACTTGGCTTCTGTCACCAAGGAAATCTTGGGTACCGCTCAATCCATTGGTTGTCGTGTCGACTTCAAGAACCCTCATGATATCATTGAAGGTATCAATGCtggtgaaattgaaattccagAAAACTAAGGTGTTGGAGTATTGTTGACTCAACTAACTCAtgaaaattaatttaatatatcattatttttttaaatcatacaaataaaaatatccATTTTAATACGTCactcaattttttttctgtgCATCCACTAActtactattattattattaacattattatttgaagaaattcatATTGACGTTTGATTACACTTTTGATCTTAATTTAAGTTTTTCTAAGGAGATTACGATTACCTGaattttaattcattagaaTTCTATTTACTTGATTGTTTTCTCTTAAAACTTAATTATC
The sequence above is a segment of the Naumovozyma castellii chromosome 8, complete genome genome. Coding sequences within it:
- the RPL12A gene encoding 60S ribosomal protein uL11 (ancestral locus Anc_5.522), whose product is MPPKFDPTEVKYLYLRAVGGEVGASAALAPKIGPLGLSPKKVGEDIAKATKEFKGIKVTVQLKIQNRQATASVVPSASSLVITALKEPPRDRKKDKNIKHSGNLQLDDIIEIARQMQEKSFGKNLASVTKEILGTAQSIGCRVDFKNPHDIIEGINAGEIEIPEN